A genomic region of Candidatus Bathyarchaeota archaeon contains the following coding sequences:
- the rplV gene encoding 50S ribosomal protein L22: MPEWGYSIPEEALDPEKTVKASGREVRVSPKSAREICKTIKGMTLNEAKRFLLDVIAKRRAVPFTRFKKKAGHRHGLEKAYAGRYPVKAAKQILKILGGAEANAENKGLDTERLKIIHASAYPGMKIKHYMPRAFGRATPKFETLTHIELVLEEQPETVTEES, from the coding sequence GTGCCAGAGTGGGGATATTCAATACCTGAAGAAGCATTAGACCCGGAAAAAACGGTTAAGGCTAGCGGGCGGGAGGTTAGAGTATCCCCTAAATCAGCCCGCGAAATATGTAAAACCATCAAGGGAATGACCCTTAACGAAGCTAAAAGATTTCTACTGGATGTTATAGCCAAAAGGAGGGCCGTTCCTTTCACGCGGTTTAAAAAGAAGGCGGGACACCGTCACGGTCTAGAAAAAGCTTATGCTGGCAGATATCCAGTCAAAGCAGCCAAGCAGATCTTAAAGATTCTTGGAGGAGCCGAAGCCAACGCTGAAAATAAGGGCTTGGACACAGAAAGGCTGAAAATAATTCATGCGTCAGCGTATCCGGGAATGAAGATCAAGCATTACATGCCTAGGGCTTTTGGGAGGGCCACTCCAAAATTTGAGACTTTAACTCACATTGAGTTAGTCCTAGAGGAACAGCCGGAAACAGTTACGGAGGAATCTTAA
- a CDS encoding 30S ribosomal protein S3, translating to MAVVKHFISKSKKRAEIDEFLQRKLERAGYGGVNIAETPLGTHIVIYAMRPGLVIGRSGETIRELAKTLEEKFGVSNPQISVSEIEVPELNPHIVATRIASALERGVHFRRAGFWALNQVMEAGALGVEIIISGKLRTERARYEKFKAGYLPKCGDPAIKYMRKAEVHVQLKPGIFGVKVRIMPPDAKFPDKIEIAETLPAEVESEVTEDSKPADTAPREVEKEKEVEETSGEEEAAK from the coding sequence ATGGCTGTTGTGAAACATTTTATATCCAAGTCCAAGAAAAGGGCGGAAATAGACGAGTTCTTGCAGAGAAAACTTGAAAGGGCCGGGTATGGTGGAGTGAATATTGCAGAAACCCCGCTTGGCACTCACATTGTCATTTATGCTATGCGTCCGGGACTTGTAATAGGGCGGAGCGGCGAAACCATAAGAGAGCTTGCCAAAACTTTAGAGGAAAAGTTCGGCGTTTCAAATCCACAGATTTCGGTTTCCGAAATAGAGGTTCCAGAGCTAAACCCCCATATTGTTGCCACGCGGATAGCCTCCGCCCTGGAAAGAGGCGTACATTTCAGGCGGGCAGGCTTCTGGGCTCTAAATCAAGTGATGGAAGCCGGAGCTTTAGGTGTAGAAATCATAATCAGCGGAAAGCTGAGAACTGAGAGAGCACGATACGAAAAGTTTAAGGCGGGTTACCTACCTAAGTGCGGCGATCCCGCAATAAAATATATGCGGAAAGCTGAAGTTCATGTGCAATTAAAGCCAGGCATTTTTGGAGTTAAAGTTAGGATAATGCCTCCAGACGCAAAGTTTCCAGACAAAATCGAAATAGCGGAAACTCTTCCGGCAGAGGTAGAATCAGAAGTGACAGAAGATAGTAAACCCGCAGACACCGCGCCGAGAGAGGTTGAAAAGGAGAAGGAAGTTGAAGAAACAAGCGGAGAAGAGGAGGCTGCTAAGTAA
- the rpmC gene encoding 50S ribosomal protein L29, which translates to MPIIRVKEIRELSPEERAKKLNEFRTELVRLKTMVKAGGAVENPARIKELRKAIARILTIENEQKIEASLSQASKGGRRANESNA; encoded by the coding sequence ATGCCAATAATCCGAGTTAAAGAGATAAGAGAGCTGTCGCCGGAGGAGCGAGCTAAAAAACTAAATGAATTCCGAACAGAGTTGGTCAGGCTAAAAACCATGGTTAAAGCCGGGGGCGCCGTAGAAAATCCTGCGCGAATAAAGGAGCTGCGAAAAGCAATCGCCCGAATATTAACAATTGAAAACGAGCAGAAGATTGAAGCTTCCCTATCTCAGGCATCTAAAGGAGGAAGGAGAGCAAATGAGAGTAACGCCTGA
- a CDS encoding ribonuclease P protein component 1, translating into MRVTPDIIRYEFIGTEAKVAKSTNPNYIGIQGRVIDETKNTFTILHNGERKIIIKDTSIFHFKFFDGTIVEVDGKLLVGRPEDRLKKRVKRLW; encoded by the coding sequence ATGAGAGTAACGCCTGACATTATACGCTACGAGTTTATTGGAACAGAAGCTAAAGTCGCCAAAAGCACTAACCCGAACTATATAGGCATACAAGGTAGAGTTATTGATGAGACAAAGAACACTTTCACGATACTTCATAATGGTGAAAGGAAGATAATTATTAAAGATACGTCAATTTTTCATTTCAAATTTTTTGACGGCACTATTGTGGAGGTTGATGGAAAACTTCTTGTTGGAAGACCTGAAGACCGCCTTAAAAAGCGAGTTAAGAGGTTATGGTGA
- a CDS encoding 30S ribosomal protein S17 produces the protein MVMALTFKVPKKTCNDRNCPFHGNLPVRGRILEGVVVSAKMNNTVIVRHDYLKYVSKFMRYERRYSRIPAHNPPCIDAKEGDYVTIAECRPISKTVSFVVVEKREEEK, from the coding sequence ATGGTGATGGCGCTTACTTTCAAAGTGCCGAAAAAAACGTGTAACGACCGGAACTGCCCCTTCCATGGAAATCTTCCAGTAAGAGGACGCATATTAGAAGGCGTTGTTGTCAGCGCCAAAATGAATAATACCGTAATAGTGCGACACGATTATCTAAAATATGTGTCAAAGTTCATGAGATATGAGAGACGATACAGTCGCATACCCGCCCACAACCCACCATGCATAGACGCGAAGGAGGGCGATTACGTTACAATAGCTGAATGCAGGCCGATAAGCAAAACCGTCTCCTTCGTTGTTGTTGAGAAGAGGGAGGAGGAGAAGTAA
- a CDS encoding 50S ribosomal protein L14: protein MAAKAKTRGLVAKGVIGQRPKISRGLPTGAILKCTDNTGARELRLIQVLGYKGRLGRLPSAAVGDRVTVSVKRGTPDMRRKIFQAVIVRQKKPFRRADGVWIQFEDNAAVIITPEGEMKGSEIRGPVAKEAAERWPRIASAASIII from the coding sequence ATGGCTGCAAAGGCAAAGACAAGGGGCCTAGTTGCAAAAGGAGTGATCGGGCAAAGACCAAAGATTTCACGGGGGCTGCCTACTGGCGCTATATTGAAGTGCACAGACAACACTGGAGCGAGAGAATTACGTTTAATTCAAGTTTTAGGCTACAAGGGAAGGCTAGGCCGCTTGCCATCCGCGGCTGTGGGAGATCGCGTAACGGTTTCCGTTAAGCGTGGAACGCCGGATATGCGTAGAAAAATTTTCCAAGCGGTTATAGTCAGGCAGAAAAAGCCCTTCCGCAGAGCTGATGGTGTATGGATTCAATTTGAAGATAATGCTGCTGTGATAATAACTCCGGAGGGCGAGATGAAGGGTTCTGAAATCCGCGGACCTGTTGCAAAGGAGGCTGCGGAAAGATGGCCGAGGATAGCCAGCGCAGCCAGCATAATAATATAG
- the rplX gene encoding 50S ribosomal protein L24 gives MQAAKTSKPSKQRKALFQAADHVRYKQFAAPLSPELRKTYGTRSLPVRSGDTVRVMRGDRKGFEGKVSRVDRKKYRIYVEGLTREKVDGTTVFVPVHPSKVMITKLNLDDKWRRKILERRKKTKEKVEAATEKAVEVTEKPPEAVKVEEKPSEEKAVAEFPLALEAEKPGKKKKATKKAVKGAEAAKPEAKTGTRKRKSSEELKVG, from the coding sequence ATGCAAGCAGCTAAAACATCTAAACCTTCAAAGCAAAGGAAAGCACTGTTCCAGGCGGCTGACCACGTACGCTATAAACAATTTGCAGCTCCGCTGTCTCCAGAGTTAAGGAAAACCTACGGCACGCGAAGCTTGCCTGTGAGAAGCGGCGACACAGTCCGCGTCATGCGAGGCGACCGCAAAGGATTCGAGGGGAAAGTTTCCCGTGTGGATCGGAAAAAATACCGCATCTACGTTGAAGGTTTAACCCGAGAGAAGGTTGATGGTACAACTGTTTTTGTCCCCGTTCATCCATCAAAAGTCATGATAACCAAGCTTAATTTAGACGACAAATGGCGAAGGAAAATTTTGGAAAGAAGAAAGAAAACGAAAGAAAAAGTGGAGGCAGCAACTGAAAAAGCTGTGGAGGTAACGGAGAAACCCCCAGAAGCAGTAAAAGTTGAGGAAAAACCCTCAGAAGAAAAAGCGGTGGCTGAGTTTCCACTAGCCTTGGAGGCAGAGAAACCAGGAAAAAAGAAGAAAGCAACAAAGAAAGCTGTTAAAGGAGCGGAAGCGGCTAAGCCAGAGGCGAAAACCGGGACAAGAAAAAGAAAGTCGTCGGAGGAATTAAAGGTTGGGTAA
- a CDS encoding 30S ribosomal protein S4e, with the protein MGLKRKPAPKVWPIHRKEFVWVVKPKPGPHSLENCLPLTVILREILGVAKTRKEAKIIASQGKVYVDGKVRREDKFPVGLMDVVSLPEADKHFRILPSHKGFILHPITGEETTFKLCRIENKTTVKNGHVQLNLHDGSNVLIKVADPRNPQEDVYDTFDTVQLNLPDRRIIGHIKMKEKDFVLITGGKNMGKCGRIIAIEEAKGKKRKDSIVTIEDEKGNRYQTILDFVFAIGEEQPLISLPEAKQNV; encoded by the coding sequence ATGGGTCTGAAACGGAAGCCAGCGCCAAAAGTCTGGCCTATCCATAGAAAAGAGTTTGTATGGGTTGTAAAGCCGAAACCAGGTCCACACTCGCTTGAAAACTGTCTCCCCTTAACCGTAATTCTGCGTGAAATCCTCGGAGTTGCAAAAACGAGGAAAGAAGCTAAAATAATTGCTTCCCAAGGAAAGGTTTACGTAGATGGAAAGGTTAGACGCGAAGACAAGTTTCCTGTGGGGCTTATGGATGTTGTTTCACTTCCAGAGGCAGACAAACACTTCCGTATATTGCCGTCTCACAAGGGCTTTATTCTCCATCCAATAACTGGGGAAGAAACAACATTTAAACTCTGTAGGATAGAAAACAAAACAACTGTAAAAAATGGTCATGTACAGTTAAACCTTCATGACGGCTCAAATGTTCTCATAAAGGTGGCGGATCCAAGGAACCCACAAGAAGACGTTTACGATACCTTTGACACAGTTCAGCTGAACCTTCCAGACAGGCGGATCATTGGACACATAAAAATGAAAGAAAAGGACTTCGTGTTAATAACCGGCGGCAAAAACATGGGGAAATGTGGTAGAATAATCGCTATCGAGGAGGCAAAAGGCAAGAAACGCAAAGACTCCATAGTGACCATAGAAGATGAGAAAGGAAACCGTTACCAAACAATTCTAGACTTTGTCTTTGCAATAGGCGAAGAACAACCCTTAATATCTTTACCGGAGGCCAAACAAAATGTCTGA
- a CDS encoding 50S ribosomal protein L5, producing the protein MSEDEIRKKWEENPMLKPKIDKVVVNISVGKSGEPLEKASKVLKELTGQNPCKRKAKKTIRDFGIRRGEPMACIVTLRKQKALDFLKKVLHVIDYKLPRSCFDKHGNFAFGIKEHIEIPGVKYDPEIGIFGMDVCVSLNRPGWRVKNRQRARSKVGAGHILTPEEAMVFVKDTLGVEIV; encoded by the coding sequence ATGTCTGAGGATGAAATCCGGAAAAAATGGGAAGAAAACCCTATGCTTAAACCAAAAATAGACAAGGTTGTTGTAAACATAAGTGTCGGAAAATCCGGGGAGCCCCTTGAGAAAGCATCAAAAGTTTTGAAGGAATTAACCGGACAAAATCCATGCAAGAGGAAAGCGAAGAAGACAATAAGAGATTTCGGAATTAGACGTGGCGAACCTATGGCATGCATAGTTACTCTTAGAAAGCAAAAGGCTCTAGACTTTCTGAAGAAAGTCTTGCATGTTATTGATTACAAGCTTCCAAGGAGCTGTTTCGACAAGCATGGAAACTTCGCTTTCGGCATAAAAGAGCACATAGAAATTCCTGGAGTGAAATATGACCCGGAAATTGGCATATTTGGCATGGATGTTTGCGTGTCCCTAAATCGACCTGGTTGGCGTGTTAAAAACAGGCAAAGAGCTAGGTCAAAAGTTGGTGCTGGGCATATTTTAACTCCAGAGGAGGCCATGGTTTTTGTTAAAGACACCTTAGGGGTTGAAATAGTCTAA
- a CDS encoding 30S ribosomal protein S14, whose protein sequence is MAKQKPKKERKYGKGSRPCIRCGSYGPIIRRYNLYLCRHCFREVAKKLGFQKYE, encoded by the coding sequence ATGGCCAAACAGAAACCTAAGAAAGAGCGGAAATACGGTAAAGGTTCAAGGCCTTGTATAAGATGTGGTTCCTATGGACCCATTATTCGGCGTTATAATTTATATTTATGTAGGCATTGTTTTAGGGAAGTGGCTAAAAAATTAGGCTTCCAAAAATATGAATGA
- a CDS encoding 30S ribosomal protein S8, with product MDVLANGLTTILNNELRNKRECVISPASKLLGKVLRVMQLHGYIGEFEFIDDGRAGKFKVQLLGRINKCGAIKPRFAVSVDKIEDWEKKFLPSRDVGLLIISTSKGVLSHRDAKEKKIGGRLLAFVY from the coding sequence ATGGATGTGTTGGCAAACGGCTTGACAACAATACTAAACAACGAGTTACGCAACAAGCGCGAATGCGTAATTAGCCCAGCCTCTAAACTTCTCGGTAAAGTTTTAAGAGTTATGCAGTTACACGGATACATTGGCGAGTTTGAATTTATAGATGATGGACGCGCTGGGAAATTTAAAGTTCAGCTTTTGGGCAGAATAAATAAGTGTGGCGCCATCAAACCCCGTTTCGCCGTTAGTGTAGACAAGATTGAAGATTGGGAGAAAAAGTTTTTGCCGTCCAGAGATGTGGGATTATTAATTATCTCGACGTCGAAAGGCGTGCTTTCCCACAGGGATGCTAAGGAGAAAAAAATCGGAGGGAGACTTCTAGCATTTGTATACTAA
- a CDS encoding 50S ribosomal protein L6, which yields MRAVEVSKVLQIPDDVEVTLEGKKVTVKGALGSLTRDFSYAPISMELQGKTLRIWANWPRKKESALVGTVYAHINNMITGVRKGFTYKLKIVFSHFPISVKVQGNTVLIENFTGERNPRKAKIVGNAKVKVSGDDVIVQGINIEDVSQTAANIEQATKVKRKDPRVFLDGVYLYERGEGMN from the coding sequence ATGCGGGCTGTAGAGGTCTCAAAGGTTCTGCAAATTCCAGACGACGTTGAAGTTACATTAGAAGGCAAAAAAGTAACCGTTAAAGGCGCCCTCGGCTCTCTTACAAGAGATTTTTCGTACGCTCCTATCTCAATGGAGCTTCAAGGAAAAACCCTTAGAATCTGGGCTAATTGGCCGCGCAAAAAAGAAAGCGCCCTTGTTGGCACTGTTTATGCGCATATCAACAACATGATCACCGGAGTTAGAAAGGGCTTCACCTACAAGTTGAAAATAGTTTTCTCTCACTTTCCAATTTCGGTTAAGGTTCAAGGTAACACTGTTTTAATTGAAAATTTCACCGGTGAGAGAAACCCGAGAAAAGCGAAAATAGTAGGCAACGCGAAAGTCAAAGTTTCAGGCGACGATGTGATAGTTCAAGGAATCAACATTGAAGATGTAAGCCAAACAGCAGCCAACATAGAGCAAGCCACCAAAGTGAAAAGAAAAGACCCGCGGGTTTTCTTAGACGGCGTATACCTATACGAACGTGGTGAGGGGATGAATTAA
- a CDS encoding 50S ribosomal protein L32e has protein sequence MSESKSVTLEKALRLRAKIKKKKPDFVRHESWRYDRLKENWRRPKGIDNKMRRKIKGWPQTVNVGYRGPKASRGIHPSGYEEVLVYNIEDLKKVDAKTQAVRIAHTVGKKKRMQILQEARKKRIVVLNLSEAKEKVEEKSIEKEKAEEVEEEKVKETQKRRRRRR, from the coding sequence ATGAGTGAGTCGAAAAGCGTGACTTTGGAAAAAGCCTTGCGTTTGAGGGCTAAGATAAAAAAGAAGAAGCCGGACTTTGTCAGACATGAAAGTTGGCGGTATGACCGTTTAAAAGAGAATTGGCGTAGACCAAAAGGCATAGACAACAAAATGCGGAGGAAAATCAAGGGTTGGCCTCAAACGGTAAACGTTGGATACCGAGGGCCGAAAGCTTCTAGAGGTATCCACCCCTCAGGCTATGAGGAAGTTTTGGTTTATAACATCGAAGACCTTAAAAAAGTTGATGCAAAAACCCAAGCGGTACGAATTGCCCATACAGTTGGAAAAAAGAAGCGAATGCAAATCCTTCAAGAGGCAAGAAAAAAGAGAATAGTCGTTTTGAATCTTAGCGAAGCAAAAGAAAAAGTCGAGGAAAAATCTATAGAAAAAGAGAAGGCAGAGGAGGTCGAAGAGGAAAAGGTGAAGGAAACGCAAAAAAGAAGAAGGAGGAGAAGATAA
- a CDS encoding 50S ribosomal protein L19e — protein sequence MTNLRSQRRLAAQILKVGQERVWIDPNRIEDVEAAITREEIKKLIHEGVIKPIKEKGVSRARARVVHEKRKKGLRRGPGSRGGATGAKISKKEAWMNKVRALRKRLRELKIGKIITESTYRKLYTMVKSGRFASVADMERYIKAHDLWRKR from the coding sequence ATGACAAATCTTAGAAGCCAGCGACGCCTAGCCGCACAAATATTGAAAGTCGGCCAAGAAAGGGTTTGGATAGACCCGAACAGAATAGAGGACGTAGAAGCTGCGATAACCCGTGAGGAAATTAAAAAGCTTATCCATGAAGGCGTAATCAAGCCCATAAAAGAGAAAGGTGTTAGCCGCGCGAGAGCAAGGGTTGTTCATGAAAAGAGGAAGAAAGGCTTGAGACGCGGCCCAGGAAGCAGGGGTGGGGCAACTGGTGCAAAAATCTCCAAGAAAGAAGCTTGGATGAATAAGGTTAGGGCCTTGCGGAAGAGGCTTCGCGAGCTTAAAATCGGGAAGATCATTACTGAGAGCACCTATCGAAAACTGTACACGATGGTGAAAAGTGGAAGGTTCGCGTCTGTTGCAGACATGGAGCGCTACATTAAGGCGCATGACTTGTGGAGGAAGCGTTAA
- a CDS encoding 50S ribosomal protein L18, producing MARNARYCVPYRRRREGKTNYRKRKALILSGKPRLVVRGSLKNILVQIVTAKPRGDEVLVSAHSRELLKKFGWRAPRGNVPAAYLTGLLCGLKAKAKGVDEAVLDIGLHSPTKGARVFAALKGVLDAGLSVPHGEEKLPDEDRIKGLHIAQYARSLSVNAEKYMIVFSKYLENKISPEQLPEHFEEVKKAVVAAFKGGGRGRGE from the coding sequence ATGGCGAGAAATGCCCGCTACTGTGTACCCTACCGTCGGAGGAGGGAAGGAAAAACAAACTATCGAAAACGGAAAGCGTTGATACTTTCTGGGAAGCCGAGACTTGTGGTTCGCGGCTCGCTGAAAAACATTCTCGTCCAAATAGTTACAGCTAAACCCAGAGGCGATGAAGTTTTGGTTTCAGCTCACAGCAGAGAACTCCTAAAAAAGTTCGGCTGGAGGGCTCCGAGAGGTAATGTTCCCGCAGCCTATTTAACTGGGCTTCTTTGCGGGTTAAAGGCCAAAGCTAAAGGCGTAGATGAGGCTGTTTTGGACATTGGACTGCATTCCCCAACGAAAGGCGCAAGAGTTTTCGCTGCCTTAAAAGGGGTTTTAGACGCAGGGTTATCCGTTCCCCATGGAGAGGAAAAGCTTCCAGATGAGGATAGAATAAAGGGTCTGCATATAGCCCAGTATGCTAGAAGCTTGTCGGTTAACGCTGAAAAGTATATGATTGTATTCTCTAAATATTTGGAGAATAAAATCTCACCGGAGCAACTTCCTGAGCATTTTGAAGAGGTTAAAAAGGCTGTAGTTGCAGCATTTAAAGGTGGAGGTAGAGGTCGTGGCGAGTAA
- a CDS encoding 30S ribosomal protein S5, which translates to MASKASSLEQWVPKTRLGKLVQEGKITSIEEVFMEGLPIREPQIVDALLPGLQEEVININLVQKQTDAGEKSRFKAIVAVGNRDGFLGLGAGKASQVRTAIEKAATDARLNITPIRRGCGSWECGCGKPHSVPFQVEGKCGGVRVVVIPGPRGLGLVASEVAKVILGLAGIKDCWTRSYGSTRTVPSFAYAVFDALKKTYSLTTPVDWVR; encoded by the coding sequence GTGGCGAGTAAAGCTAGCAGTCTGGAACAGTGGGTTCCAAAAACACGTCTTGGAAAGCTTGTTCAAGAAGGCAAAATAACCTCTATTGAAGAAGTTTTCATGGAAGGTTTACCAATTCGGGAACCTCAAATTGTTGATGCTTTGCTCCCGGGCCTTCAAGAGGAAGTTATAAACATAAATCTTGTTCAAAAGCAGACTGATGCCGGGGAAAAGTCTAGGTTTAAAGCCATAGTTGCTGTTGGAAATAGGGACGGTTTCCTTGGACTTGGCGCTGGCAAGGCAAGCCAAGTGCGAACAGCTATAGAGAAAGCAGCTACGGATGCTAGGCTCAATATAACTCCAATCAGACGAGGATGCGGAAGCTGGGAGTGTGGATGTGGAAAACCCCACTCTGTGCCTTTTCAAGTGGAGGGAAAATGCGGAGGCGTTAGAGTTGTTGTAATCCCCGGCCCGAGGGGGTTAGGACTTGTTGCCAGTGAGGTTGCAAAAGTTATCCTTGGACTTGCTGGAATAAAGGATTGTTGGACTAGAAGCTACGGCTCAACAAGAACTGTTCCGTCATTTGCTTATGCTGTTTTTGATGCTCTAAAGAAAACTTACAGTCTGACAACTCCCGTGGACTGGGTGAGATAG
- a CDS encoding 50S ribosomal protein L30, which produces MRVRGIISAPLQVRETLRILNLKRNNYAILIDNRPSFLGMLKTAQNFVTWGEVSKEIIANLLKKKGRLAGNKKLTDEYAQKFGFKSLEDLAEAIHNCKVEYWKLPSVQPYFRLHPPTKGFKGKIKKGYNMGGELGYRGEKINDLLERMI; this is translated from the coding sequence GTGAGGGTTCGAGGGATCATAAGCGCACCATTGCAGGTTAGGGAAACCCTACGTATTCTAAACCTAAAAAGAAATAACTATGCCATTTTAATAGACAATCGCCCATCATTTCTTGGGATGCTCAAAACGGCACAAAATTTCGTTACATGGGGAGAAGTTTCGAAAGAAATCATAGCTAACTTGCTGAAAAAGAAGGGAAGATTGGCTGGAAACAAAAAGTTAACAGATGAATACGCGCAAAAATTTGGCTTCAAATCACTGGAGGATCTAGCGGAAGCCATACATAACTGCAAAGTTGAATATTGGAAACTTCCTAGTGTACAACCATATTTTAGGCTACATCCGCCGACAAAAGGCTTCAAGGGCAAAATAAAGAAGGGCTACAACATGGGCGGCGAACTTGGCTATAGAGGCGAAAAAATAAATGACTTATTGGAACGGATGATTTAG
- a CDS encoding Hsp20/alpha crystallin family protein: MRWRRSNRRPKWFKAVRRLDEAEGRKHLKTIRFDEFKAKGNPYTYPRKRLKIDGKTASQWKEPKPLLDVFDDENYVIIVTELKGFKRENIKINVEKNQLTLLAKSQNRRYCRRLTLPETVVPESMYTTYKNGVLEIRLKKAIKESTISKMAG, translated from the coding sequence ATGAGGTGGCGGAGAAGCAACCGGCGTCCCAAATGGTTTAAAGCTGTAAGAAGGTTGGACGAAGCTGAAGGTAGGAAACATCTAAAAACTATTAGATTTGATGAATTCAAAGCCAAGGGAAATCCTTACACGTACCCACGTAAACGATTAAAGATTGACGGAAAAACTGCTTCACAATGGAAAGAACCTAAACCTTTGCTGGACGTTTTCGATGATGAAAATTATGTAATTATTGTTACAGAGCTCAAAGGCTTCAAAAGAGAAAACATAAAAATCAATGTGGAAAAGAATCAGCTAACTCTGCTAGCGAAATCTCAAAACCGCAGATATTGTAGACGTCTAACTTTGCCCGAAACCGTTGTCCCGGAATCTATGTATACAACTTATAAGAACGGAGTGTTGGAAATAAGGCTTAAGAAAGCCATTAAAGAAAGCACCATAAGCAAAATGGCTGGTTAG
- a CDS encoding uL15 family ribosomal protein, whose product MPHKLRKIRKKRGSRTCGYGRVGQHRKSGSKGYRKAGRHKHGWTYVMRYEPEYFGKKGFTSPQSIKRIVKAINVGELEENIEKFQPKEEEGKIFVDLEKFGITKLLGTGKVTKPLVVKVTSCSRSAAEKIKEAGGQVLVESMEESEE is encoded by the coding sequence ATGCCCCACAAGCTTAGGAAAATTCGCAAAAAACGTGGTTCACGAACATGCGGCTACGGAAGAGTAGGCCAGCATAGAAAATCAGGCTCGAAGGGTTATAGAAAGGCTGGCCGCCATAAGCATGGATGGACTTATGTCATGAGATATGAACCAGAATACTTCGGCAAGAAAGGTTTTACCTCTCCCCAAAGCATTAAACGAATAGTTAAAGCCATAAACGTTGGAGAACTAGAAGAAAACATTGAAAAATTCCAGCCAAAGGAAGAAGAAGGCAAAATCTTCGTGGACTTGGAAAAATTTGGAATAACAAAGCTCTTAGGAACCGGAAAAGTTACTAAACCGTTAGTGGTGAAAGTTACTTCATGTTCAAGGTCTGCAGCTGAAAAGATAAAAGAAGCCGGGGGACAAGTTTTAGTAGAATCCATGGAAGAATCTGAGGAGTAG